In Corvus moneduloides isolate bCorMon1 chromosome 3, bCorMon1.pri, whole genome shotgun sequence, one DNA window encodes the following:
- the LOC116441852 gene encoding TOG array regulator of axonemal microtubules protein 2-like isoform X1 yields the protein MALERSVLHWAMLAQRNLERMPMELLEKEIKTEREKETSLQLPPQTVDPGDAAAASFSLPPVNGTASSVQRKHPGSALKKKVLRKQDNVPLLSKKPIIHGDGSFPRNSSVTPQTATGAERREEPLRGKGQKDGASLEPQQSLLEALSLLSSDDWELKEKGLFSIKHLAESHSEVLLCRLREVCLALTNEVTNLRSKVSYSAIVTLGELFVTLQKDMDSEVDEVARVLLQMVWNSPEFVQKAASHTLGVMVEHVTPARAMTALMDSGVQSRHVQVRKCAAQLLLSLMEKTGVTKLAGTPRAERLAHAAGTLAQDCHKDTRHYGQEMVKMMLNHQNFKRLLEQSLSTRDLEDILTRMKKKGMETQKGEHPSVEKPVKKRSDGSKKPQATLPSSKRVKSTSDGRLLRRPKAQVTLPPAVEETESLQKLYNLLEAKEFKTRMEGVALLLDLCKSSPQLVSTNTVQIFDYFVPRLGDTHKKVKQKALDVLAEIVGILKDGLNPVIICLVEGITNNLNSKDPGVYAAAVKALEESMAHLALVAWVYPRSPEVVQRYALPVLWSFLGNKALPVRSANVRTVVTKLACALYKVMGAKLRKHAASQPPHVRENLSDILGW from the exons ATGGCTTTGGAAAG GTCCGTGCTGCACTGGGCAATGTTGGCTCAAAGGAACTTAGAGCGGATGCCAATGGAGCTTTTGGAGAAAGAGAtcaagacagagagagaaaaggaaacgTCCTTGCAGCTGCCTCCACAGACAGTTGACCCCGGGGATGCAGCTGCAGCAA GCTTTAGCCTACCGCCTGTCAATGGCACAGCTTCCAGTGTGCAGAGGAAACACCCTGGTAGTGCCTTGAAGAAGAAGGTCTTGAGGAAGCAGGACAACGTGCCCTTACTGTCCAAGAAGCCCATCATCCATGGAGACGGCAGCTTCCCACGCAACTCCTCAG TGACCCCGCAGACGGCCACTGGTGCCGAGCGCCGAGAGGAGCCGCTCCGTGGGAAGGGGCAGAAGGACGGAGCCTCTTTGGAGCCACAGCAGTCCTTGCTCGAGGCACTCTCCTTGCTCAGCAGCGATGACTG ggagctgaaggagaagggaCTCTTCAGCATCAAACACCTGGCTGAGTCCCACTCAGAAGTCCTTCTTTGTAGACTTCGTGAGGTTTGCTTGGCACTTACCAACGAG GTGACCAACCTTCGCTCAAAGGTGTCTTACTCTGCAATCGTCACTCTTGGAGAGCTCTTTGTGACCTTGCAGAAGGACATGGACTCGGAGGTGGATGAGGTTGCTCGGGTCCTTCTCCAGATGGTGTGGAACTCCCCAGAGTTTGTTCAGAAAGCAGCCAGTCACACCCTGGGAGTCATGGTGGAGCATGTGACTCCTGCACGAGCAATGACTGCTCTCATGGACAGTGGAGTCCA GAGCCGCCACGTCCAGGTGCGGAAGTGCGCGGCCCAACTCCTCCTGTCCTTGATGGAGAAAACTGGAGTCACGAAGCTCGCAGGAACGCCCAGGGCTGAGAGGCTGGCGCACGCGGCAGGGACGCTTGCTCAGGACTGTCACAAGGACACAAG gCATTATGGACAGGAGATGGTGAAAATGATGCTGAATCACCAAAACTTTAAAAGGCTTTTGGAACAATCTCTTTCCACCCGTGACCTGGAAGATATTCTGACAAGAATGAAGAAGAAA GGGATGGAAACGCAGAAGGGTGAACACCCATCTGTCGAGAAGCCTGTGAAGAAGAGGAGCGATGGCTCGAAGAAGCCCCAGGCCACATTGCCTTCTAGTAAACG ggTGAAGTCTACCTCTGATGGACGCCTCCTACGCCGCCCAAAAGCCCAGGTCACGTTACCTCCGGCTGTGGAAGAAACGGAGTCGCTCCAGAAGCTGTACAATCTCCTGGAAGCCAAGGAGTTTAAGACACGGATGGAAGGAGTGGCACTCCTCCTAGACCTGTGCAAAAGCAGCCCCCAGCTCGTCTCCACTAACACTGTCCAA atttttgattattttgtcCCGAGACTTGGTGATACGCACAAGAAAGTGAAGCAGAAGGCGCTGGACGTGCTGGCTGAAATCGTAGGCATCCTGAAAGATGGCTTAAACCCGGTGATCATCTGTCTGGTTGAAGGAATAACAAACAACCTAAACTCAAAGGACCCCGGGGTTTATGCCGCAGCTGTGAAAGCGCTGGAAGAATCCATGGCTCACTTAG CGCTTGTGGCATGGGTTTATCCCAGGAGCCCCGAAGTCGTCCAGCGCTACGCCCTGCCCGTGCTCTGGTCCTTCCTGGGGAACAAGGCGCTGCCTGTCCGAAGCGCCAATGTCCGCACTGTGGTCACCAAGCTTGCCTGCGCCCTCTACAAGGTGATGGGCGCCAAGCTGAGGAAGCATGCTGCCAGCCAGCCTCCGCATGTGCGGGAAAACCTCTCCGACATTTTGGGCTGGTGA
- the LOC116441707 gene encoding serine/threonine-protein kinase pim-1-like: protein MPRPAGRPSAGPPPARRGAASAGLCPYWQRRRWKCRSLWCWRSSTLFWLRLARALARPRPRTRPLRRFRPEPSRCRPAPAPSPAASSAASPAASPVRTPPLVSSAAGPEPPEPGAAREAAAPGGPGQNAESAVPPARAEKPPLEQLYRQGPLLGSGGCGSVYSGTRLADGAPVAIKRVSRDRIPEWARLHSGALVPLELALLWMVSRPGFRGVVRLLDWFELPDGFALVMERPERCQDLWYFLEERAFLTEPVARGLFRQVLEAVRHCTSRGVLHRHIKAENVLVDLATGEAKLIDFVCGTVLQDTFYTRMSGTPEYSPPEWILFGCYHGQPATIWSLGILLYELVCGHLPFNTDEDIIWGQLFFPPWVSQECQHLIRWCLSMDPVHRPSLEDLFEHSWLQDRHLDQETAEVHPSAQ from the exons ATGCCGCGTCCCGCGGGCCGCCCCTCTGCGGGGCCGCCCCCTGCCCGCCGCGGTGCCGCCTCCGCCGGGCTCTGTCCGTACTGGCAGCGGCGCCGCTGGAAGTGCCGCTCGCTCTGGTGCTGGCGGAGCAGTACGCTCTTTTGGCTCCGCCTGGCGCGggccctggcccggccccggccccgaaCGAGGCCCCTCCGGCGGTTCCGCCCGGAGCCGTCCCGCTGCCGCCCGGCTCCCGCCCCGTCCCCGGCAGCGTCGTCCGCAGCATCGCCGGCAGCTTCCCCGGTCCGAACTCCGCCGCTCGTCAGCTCGGCCGCCGGCCCCGAGCCGCCGGAGCCCGGGGCGGCTCGGGAAGCAGCAGCGCCCGGGGGCCCCGGGCAGAATGCCGAGAGCGCGGTGCCGCCCGCACGGGCGGAGAAGcctcccctggagcagctctaCCGGCAGGGCCCGCTGCTGGGGAGCGGTGGCTGCGGCAGCGTTTACTCCGGGACCCGGCTCGCCGACGGCGCCCCG GTGGCCATCAAGCGAGTGTCCCGCGATCGCATCCCGGAGTGGGCGCGGCTG CACAGCGGCGCCCTTGTGCCCCTGGAGCTGGCGCTGCTCTGGATGGTGTCGCGCCCTGGCTTCCGCGGCGTGGTGCGGCTCCTGGACTGGTTCGAGCTGCCCGACGGCTTCGCGCTGGTCATGGAGCGTCCGGAGCGCTGTCAGGACCTCTGGTACTTCCTGGAGGAGCGGGCGTTCCTGACGGAGCCCGTGGCGCGGGGGCTGTTCCGCCAGGTGCTGGAGGCCGTGCGGCACTGCACCAGCCGCGGCGTCCTGCACCGCCACATCAAGGCCGAGAACGTCCTTGTCGACCTGGCCACCGGCGAGGCAAAGCTCATCGACTTCGTGTGCGGCACGGTCCTCCAGGACACCTTCTACACCCGAATGTCAG GCACGCCGGAGTACAGCCCACCGGAGTGGATCCTCTTTGGCTGCTACCATGGCCAGCCAGCCACCATCTGGTCCCTGGGCATCCTGCTCTATGAGCTGGTCTGTGGGCACCTTCCTTTCAACACGGATGAGGACATCATCTGGGGCCAGCTCTTCTTCCCGCCCTGGGTGTCTCAAG AGTGCCAGCACCTCATCCGGTGGTGTTTATCCATGGACCCCGTGCACAGGCCGTCCTTGGAAGACCTGTTTGAGCATTCTTGGCTGCAGGACCGTCACCTGGACCAGGAGACAGCAGAGGTCCATCCTTCTGCACAGTAG
- the LOC116441852 gene encoding TOG array regulator of axonemal microtubules protein 2-like isoform X3 yields the protein MALERSVLHWAMLAQRNLERMPMELLEKEIKTEREKETSLQLPPQTVDPGDAAAASFSLPPVNGTASSVQRKHPGSALKKKVLRKQDNVPLLSKKPIIHGDGSFPRNSSVTPQTATGAERREEPLRGKGQKDGASLEPQQSLLEALSLLSSDDWELKEKGLFSIKHLAESHSEVLLCRLREVCLALTNEVTNLRSKVSYSAIVTLGELFVTLQKDMDSEVDEVARVLLQMVWNSPEFVQKAASHTLGVMVEHVTPARAMTALMDSGVQSRHVQVRKCAAQLLLSLMEKTGVTKLAGTPRAERLAHAAGTLAQDCHKDTRHYGQEMVKMMLNHQNFKRLLEQSLSTRDLEDILTRMKKKGMETQKGEHPSVEKPVKKRSDGSKKPQATLPSSKRVKSTSDGRLLRRPKAQVTLPPAVEETESLQKLYNLLEAKEFKTRMEGVALLLDLCKSSPQLVSTNTVQIFDYFVPRLGDTHKKVKQKALDVLAEIVGILKDGLNPVIICLVEGITNNLNSKDPGVYAAAVKALEESMAHLGKAEPWHGLSSSVSLPL from the exons ATGGCTTTGGAAAG GTCCGTGCTGCACTGGGCAATGTTGGCTCAAAGGAACTTAGAGCGGATGCCAATGGAGCTTTTGGAGAAAGAGAtcaagacagagagagaaaaggaaacgTCCTTGCAGCTGCCTCCACAGACAGTTGACCCCGGGGATGCAGCTGCAGCAA GCTTTAGCCTACCGCCTGTCAATGGCACAGCTTCCAGTGTGCAGAGGAAACACCCTGGTAGTGCCTTGAAGAAGAAGGTCTTGAGGAAGCAGGACAACGTGCCCTTACTGTCCAAGAAGCCCATCATCCATGGAGACGGCAGCTTCCCACGCAACTCCTCAG TGACCCCGCAGACGGCCACTGGTGCCGAGCGCCGAGAGGAGCCGCTCCGTGGGAAGGGGCAGAAGGACGGAGCCTCTTTGGAGCCACAGCAGTCCTTGCTCGAGGCACTCTCCTTGCTCAGCAGCGATGACTG ggagctgaaggagaagggaCTCTTCAGCATCAAACACCTGGCTGAGTCCCACTCAGAAGTCCTTCTTTGTAGACTTCGTGAGGTTTGCTTGGCACTTACCAACGAG GTGACCAACCTTCGCTCAAAGGTGTCTTACTCTGCAATCGTCACTCTTGGAGAGCTCTTTGTGACCTTGCAGAAGGACATGGACTCGGAGGTGGATGAGGTTGCTCGGGTCCTTCTCCAGATGGTGTGGAACTCCCCAGAGTTTGTTCAGAAAGCAGCCAGTCACACCCTGGGAGTCATGGTGGAGCATGTGACTCCTGCACGAGCAATGACTGCTCTCATGGACAGTGGAGTCCA GAGCCGCCACGTCCAGGTGCGGAAGTGCGCGGCCCAACTCCTCCTGTCCTTGATGGAGAAAACTGGAGTCACGAAGCTCGCAGGAACGCCCAGGGCTGAGAGGCTGGCGCACGCGGCAGGGACGCTTGCTCAGGACTGTCACAAGGACACAAG gCATTATGGACAGGAGATGGTGAAAATGATGCTGAATCACCAAAACTTTAAAAGGCTTTTGGAACAATCTCTTTCCACCCGTGACCTGGAAGATATTCTGACAAGAATGAAGAAGAAA GGGATGGAAACGCAGAAGGGTGAACACCCATCTGTCGAGAAGCCTGTGAAGAAGAGGAGCGATGGCTCGAAGAAGCCCCAGGCCACATTGCCTTCTAGTAAACG ggTGAAGTCTACCTCTGATGGACGCCTCCTACGCCGCCCAAAAGCCCAGGTCACGTTACCTCCGGCTGTGGAAGAAACGGAGTCGCTCCAGAAGCTGTACAATCTCCTGGAAGCCAAGGAGTTTAAGACACGGATGGAAGGAGTGGCACTCCTCCTAGACCTGTGCAAAAGCAGCCCCCAGCTCGTCTCCACTAACACTGTCCAA atttttgattattttgtcCCGAGACTTGGTGATACGCACAAGAAAGTGAAGCAGAAGGCGCTGGACGTGCTGGCTGAAATCGTAGGCATCCTGAAAGATGGCTTAAACCCGGTGATCATCTGTCTGGTTGAAGGAATAACAAACAACCTAAACTCAAAGGACCCCGGGGTTTATGCCGCAGCTGTGAAAGCGCTGGAAGAATCCATGGCTCACTTAGGTAAGGCTGAGCCCTGGCATGGACTCTCCTCAAGTGTGTCTCTGCCTCTGTGA
- the LOC116441852 gene encoding TOG array regulator of axonemal microtubules protein 2-like isoform X2, translating to MALERSVLHWAMLAQRNLERMPMELLEKEIKTEREKETSLQLPPQTVDPGDAAAAMTPQTATGAERREEPLRGKGQKDGASLEPQQSLLEALSLLSSDDWELKEKGLFSIKHLAESHSEVLLCRLREVCLALTNEVTNLRSKVSYSAIVTLGELFVTLQKDMDSEVDEVARVLLQMVWNSPEFVQKAASHTLGVMVEHVTPARAMTALMDSGVQSRHVQVRKCAAQLLLSLMEKTGVTKLAGTPRAERLAHAAGTLAQDCHKDTRHYGQEMVKMMLNHQNFKRLLEQSLSTRDLEDILTRMKKKGMETQKGEHPSVEKPVKKRSDGSKKPQATLPSSKRVKSTSDGRLLRRPKAQVTLPPAVEETESLQKLYNLLEAKEFKTRMEGVALLLDLCKSSPQLVSTNTVQIFDYFVPRLGDTHKKVKQKALDVLAEIVGILKDGLNPVIICLVEGITNNLNSKDPGVYAAAVKALEESMAHLALVAWVYPRSPEVVQRYALPVLWSFLGNKALPVRSANVRTVVTKLACALYKVMGAKLRKHAASQPPHVRENLSDILGW from the exons ATGGCTTTGGAAAG GTCCGTGCTGCACTGGGCAATGTTGGCTCAAAGGAACTTAGAGCGGATGCCAATGGAGCTTTTGGAGAAAGAGAtcaagacagagagagaaaaggaaacgTCCTTGCAGCTGCCTCCACAGACAGTTGACCCCGGGGATGCAGCTGCAGCAA TGACCCCGCAGACGGCCACTGGTGCCGAGCGCCGAGAGGAGCCGCTCCGTGGGAAGGGGCAGAAGGACGGAGCCTCTTTGGAGCCACAGCAGTCCTTGCTCGAGGCACTCTCCTTGCTCAGCAGCGATGACTG ggagctgaaggagaagggaCTCTTCAGCATCAAACACCTGGCTGAGTCCCACTCAGAAGTCCTTCTTTGTAGACTTCGTGAGGTTTGCTTGGCACTTACCAACGAG GTGACCAACCTTCGCTCAAAGGTGTCTTACTCTGCAATCGTCACTCTTGGAGAGCTCTTTGTGACCTTGCAGAAGGACATGGACTCGGAGGTGGATGAGGTTGCTCGGGTCCTTCTCCAGATGGTGTGGAACTCCCCAGAGTTTGTTCAGAAAGCAGCCAGTCACACCCTGGGAGTCATGGTGGAGCATGTGACTCCTGCACGAGCAATGACTGCTCTCATGGACAGTGGAGTCCA GAGCCGCCACGTCCAGGTGCGGAAGTGCGCGGCCCAACTCCTCCTGTCCTTGATGGAGAAAACTGGAGTCACGAAGCTCGCAGGAACGCCCAGGGCTGAGAGGCTGGCGCACGCGGCAGGGACGCTTGCTCAGGACTGTCACAAGGACACAAG gCATTATGGACAGGAGATGGTGAAAATGATGCTGAATCACCAAAACTTTAAAAGGCTTTTGGAACAATCTCTTTCCACCCGTGACCTGGAAGATATTCTGACAAGAATGAAGAAGAAA GGGATGGAAACGCAGAAGGGTGAACACCCATCTGTCGAGAAGCCTGTGAAGAAGAGGAGCGATGGCTCGAAGAAGCCCCAGGCCACATTGCCTTCTAGTAAACG ggTGAAGTCTACCTCTGATGGACGCCTCCTACGCCGCCCAAAAGCCCAGGTCACGTTACCTCCGGCTGTGGAAGAAACGGAGTCGCTCCAGAAGCTGTACAATCTCCTGGAAGCCAAGGAGTTTAAGACACGGATGGAAGGAGTGGCACTCCTCCTAGACCTGTGCAAAAGCAGCCCCCAGCTCGTCTCCACTAACACTGTCCAA atttttgattattttgtcCCGAGACTTGGTGATACGCACAAGAAAGTGAAGCAGAAGGCGCTGGACGTGCTGGCTGAAATCGTAGGCATCCTGAAAGATGGCTTAAACCCGGTGATCATCTGTCTGGTTGAAGGAATAACAAACAACCTAAACTCAAAGGACCCCGGGGTTTATGCCGCAGCTGTGAAAGCGCTGGAAGAATCCATGGCTCACTTAG CGCTTGTGGCATGGGTTTATCCCAGGAGCCCCGAAGTCGTCCAGCGCTACGCCCTGCCCGTGCTCTGGTCCTTCCTGGGGAACAAGGCGCTGCCTGTCCGAAGCGCCAATGTCCGCACTGTGGTCACCAAGCTTGCCTGCGCCCTCTACAAGGTGATGGGCGCCAAGCTGAGGAAGCATGCTGCCAGCCAGCCTCCGCATGTGCGGGAAAACCTCTCCGACATTTTGGGCTGGTGA